The uncultured Ilyobacter sp. genome has a segment encoding these proteins:
- a CDS encoding IclR family transcriptional regulator, with amino-acid sequence MTINDNSINQSLDKALSLLEYFDAENPSRGLSEISRLSSIPKATVYRLLNTFEKNGYLVKIDTGGKQGQYKLGMKFLELGTMVSESIELKEIAFPHMKKLRDEINEDVQLVIRDKDHAIYVEKLISKHPVRLYTKIGRTASLNAGACPRAILSFLKDDEIQSIIKNTEFVKYTENTIMDKEKLWESIVESRKNGYTISYSEMERQTIGIGAPIFDYTKKVIGALSTAGPDQRFTADKFPDIIKKVKETAIKISRELGYKG; translated from the coding sequence ATGACTATTAATGATAATAGCATTAATCAAAGCTTGGATAAGGCTTTGAGCCTGCTAGAGTATTTTGATGCTGAAAACCCCAGCAGGGGGCTGAGTGAAATTTCACGTCTTTCTTCTATTCCTAAAGCAACTGTATACAGATTGTTAAACACCTTTGAAAAAAATGGATATCTCGTAAAAATTGATACTGGTGGTAAACAGGGGCAATACAAGCTTGGAATGAAATTTCTAGAATTAGGAACAATGGTTTCAGAATCTATAGAGTTAAAAGAGATTGCCTTCCCTCATATGAAAAAACTTAGAGATGAGATAAATGAAGATGTTCAGCTAGTAATAAGAGACAAAGACCATGCAATCTATGTGGAAAAGCTGATCAGCAAACATCCAGTAAGACTCTATACAAAAATAGGTCGGACTGCCTCCCTAAATGCAGGGGCGTGTCCAAGGGCAATTCTTTCCTTTTTGAAAGATGATGAGATTCAATCAATTATAAAAAATACAGAGTTTGTGAAATATACCGAAAACACCATAATGGACAAGGAAAAACTCTGGGAATCAATAGTGGAGAGTAGAAAAAACGGGTACACAATAAGCTACAGTGAGATGGAGAGGCAGACCATAGGTATAGGGGCACCCATCTTTGACTATACGAAAAAGGTTATAGGAGCTCTCAGTACTGCCGGGCCTGACCAGCGATTCACAGCTGATAAATTTCCAGATATAATAAAAAAAGTAAAAGAAACTGCAATAAAAATTTCAAGAGAACTTGGTTACAAAGGATAA